A region from the Acomys russatus chromosome 20, mAcoRus1.1, whole genome shotgun sequence genome encodes:
- the Skor2 gene encoding SKI family transcriptional corepressor 2: MASSPLPGPNDILLSSPSSAFQPDALSQPRPGHANLKPNQVGQVILYGIPIVSLVIDGQERLCLAQISNTLLKNFSYNEIHNRRVALGITCVQCTPVQLEILRRAGAMPISSRRCGMITKREAERLCKSFLGENRPPKLPDNFAFDVSHECAWGCRGSFIPARYNSSRAKCIKCSYCNMYFSPNKFIFHSHRTPDAKYTQPDAANFNSWRRHLKLTDKSPQDELVFAWEDVKAMFNGGSRKRALPQPSAHPACHPLSSVKAAAVAAAAAVAGGGGLLGPHLLGAPPPPPPPPPLAELAGSPHAHHKRPRFDDDDDSLQEAAVVAAASLSAAAASLSVAAATGGAGPGTGGAGGGCVTGVGVGASAGAGAAAGTKGPRSYPVIPVPSKGSFGGVLQKFPGCGGLFPHPYTFPAAAAAFGLCHKKEDTGAAAEALGAAGAGSAGAAPKAGLSGLFWPAGRKDAFYPPFCMFWPPRTPGGLPVPTYLQPPPQPPSALGCALGDSPALLRQAFLDLAEPGGSGGSAEAAPPPGQPPPVVANGPGSGPPAAGGTGARDTLFESPPGGSGGDCSAGSTPPAESGVTSGTGAASSGAGPTGNRVPAPHHPHLLEGRKASGGSYHHSSAFRPVGGKDDAESLAKLHGASAGAPHSAPAHHHHHHHHHHHPHHHHHHPPQPPSPLLLLQPQPDEPGSERHHPAPPPPPPPPPLAPQPHHRGLLSPEGTSCSYPSEESSEDEEDEEEEQEVDVESHKPLEGEEEEDARDPEDEEEEDEETRVLLGDSLVGGGRFLQGRGLSEKGSGRDRTTPAVGAFPLALNSSRLLQEDGKLGDPGGSDLPAPPPPPLAPQKANGGGGSRPGSPVQHPSLEEEPSYKDNQKPKESNQIILSTKDDNFSDENKERSFFISDSDSPGDFWRERPGEHTQETNSPHSLKKNVENMGKEELQKVLFEQIDLRRRLEQEFQVLKGNTSFPVFNNFQDQMKRELAYREEMVQQLQIIPYAASLIRKEKLGAHLSKS, translated from the exons ATGGCTTCCAGCCCACTGCCAGGGCCCAACGACATCCTACTCTCATCTCCTTCGAGCGCCTTCCAGCCCGACGCACTGAGCCAGCCTCGGCCAGGCCACGCCAACCTCAAACCTAACCAGGTGGGCCAGGTGATCCTGTATGGCATTCCCATCGTGTCCTTGGTGATCGACGGGCAGGAGCGCCTGTGCCTGGCGCAGATTTCCAATACCCTTCTCAAGAACTTTAGCTACAACGAGATCCACAACCGCCGCGTGGCGCTGGGCATCACGTGCGTGCAGTGCACGCCTGTCCAGCTGGAGATCCTGCGGCGCGCTGGGGCCATGCCCATCTCTTCGAGGCGCTGTGGCATGATCACCAAGCGTGAGGCTGAGCGTCTTTGTAAGTCATTCCTAGGCGAAAACCGGCCGCCCAAGCTGCCAGACAACTTCGCCTTCGACGTGTCGCACGAGTGCGCCTGGGGCTGCCGTGGCAGCTTCATCCCCGCGCGCTACAATAGCTCTCGCGCCAAGTGCATCAAGTGCAGCTACTGCAACATGTACTTCTCACCCAACAAATTTATTTTCCACTCCCACCGCACCCCAGACGCCAAGTACACGCAGCCAGACGCAGCCAACTTCAATTCCTGGCGCCGCCACCTTAAGCTCACCGACAAGAGCCCTCAGGACGAGCTAGTCTTCGCCTGGGAGGACGTCAAGGCCATGTTCAATGGTGGCAGCCGCAAGCGTGCGCTGCCTCAGCCCAGCGCGCACCCGGCCTGCCACCCTCTCAGTTCCGTCAAGGCAGCTGCGGTTGCGGCCGCAGCAGCAGTGGCCGGGGGCGGGGGCCTGCTGGGCCCGCACCTGCTCGGGGctccaccaccgccgccgccgccaccgccctTGGCTGAGCTGGCAGGCTCACCGCACGCCCATCACAAGAGGCCCCGCTTCGACGACGACGACGATTCCCTACAGGAGGCGGCCGTGGTGGCGGCAGCTAGCCTTTCAGCCGCCGCCGCCAGCCTATCGGTGGCTGCAGCCACGGGCGGCGCCGGTCCTGGCACAGGTGGCGCCGGGGGTGGCTGCGTGACTGGCGTGGGCGTGGGTGCCAGTGCGGGGGCTGGTGCAGCAGCTGGCACCAAAGGCCCACGCAGCTACCCAGTCATCCCAGTGCCCAGCAAGGGTTCGTTCGGGGGCGTACTGCAGAAGTTCCCGGGATGCGGGGGCCTCTTCCCGCATCCTTACACCTTCCCGGCCGCTGCCGCAGCCTTTGGCTTGTGCCACAAGAAGGAGGACACGGGAGCCGCGGCCGAGGCCCTGGGGGCAGCGGGCGCGGGGAGCGCAGGTGCGGCGCCCAAGGCCGGTCTGTCGGGTCTCTTCTGGCCCGCGGGCCGCAAGGACGCCTTCTATCCGCCCTTCTGCATGTTCTGGCCACCGCGGACCCCTGGCGGGCTGCCGGTGCCCACCTACCTACAGCCCCCGCCACAGCCGCCGTCTGCGCTCGGCTGTGCGCTAGGTGACAGCCCAGCCCTGCTGCGCCAGGCCTTCCTGGACTTAGCCGAGCCTGGCGGTTCGGGTGGCAGCGCCGAGGCAGCGCCCCCGCCGGGTCAGCCTCCCCCAGTCGTGGCCAATGGTCCTGGCTCCGGTCCTCCCGCTGCGGGGGGCACCGGAGCACGCGACACGCTCTTCGAGTCGCCCCCGGGCGGCAGCGGCGGGGACTGCAGCGCCGGGTCCACGCCACCCGCAGAGTCAGGAGTGACGTCTGGGACCGGGGCTGCGTCCTCTGGAGCCGGCCCTACGGGCAATAGGGTGCCCGCGCCCCATCACCCGCACCTCCTGGAAGGGCGCAAGGCGAGCGGCGGCAGCTACCACCATTCCAGCGCCTTCCGACCGGTGGGTGGCAAGGACGACGCGGAAAGCCTGGCCAAGCTACACGGGGCGTCTGCTGGAGCACCCCACTCGGCCCCagcgcaccaccaccaccaccaccatcaccatcaccacccacaccaccaccaccatcaccctccGCAGCCGCCgtcgccactgctgctgctgcagccacaGCCAGATGAGCCGGGGTCGGAACGCCACCACCCAGCCCCGCCGCCCCCACCTCCGCCGCCCCCTCTGGCCCCGCAGCCGCATCACCGAGGCCTTCTGTCCCCCGAGGGCACTAGCTGCAGCTACCCCAGCGAGGAAAGCTCGGAAgacgaggaggacgaggaggaagagcaggaggtggaTGTGGAGAGTCACAAGCCACTCGAAGGCGAGGAAGAGGAAGACGCTCGAGATCCGGAAGACGAGGAGGAAGAAGACGAGGAGACCCGAGTCCTTCTCGGAGACTCCCTCGTTGGCGGTGGCCGGTTCCTCCAGGGCCGGGGGCTGTCGGAGAAGGGGAGCGGCCGGGACCGCACGACGCCTGCCGTAGGTGCTTTCCCTCTAGCGCTGAACTCCTCCAGGCTGCTACAGGAGGATGGGAAGCTGGGGGACCCCGGAGGCTCGGACCTGCCggcgcccccgcccccgcccctggCCCCCCAGAAAGCAAACGGCGGTGGAGGCAGCAGGCCAGGCAGCCCTGTCCAGCATCCATCACTGGAGGAGGAGCCCTCATACAAAGAT AATCAGAAACCTAAGGAAAGCAACCAAATTATTCTATCTACAAAGGATGACAACTTCTCAG ATGAGAACAAGGAACGCAGCTTTTTCATCTCAGACTCTGACTCTCCTGGAGACTTTTGGAGAGAAAGACCAG